GAGACTTATGATGTGGAAGAGAGCTCTGGCCCCTTGGTGAGAAATGGAGGCTTGTGCGCTGGATGAAAGGCagaggttggggtggggtggctggATAAGAGGAGCCAAAACATCCAGCTGAAAAAGGCTCTAAGACGGTCTAATTCAGTAAAGGTTGACCCCCGCATGCCCTGAGTACAGCCTTGGGCAGAGCCTGGGGTAAGCTTAATTTAAGGGAAATTAGTGAATTAACACACTCATCGTTTTGGTTCCTAGGAATACCAAGACCAGCAGGACACCCTGGATGATGTGAGCAGCATCAAGGATGAGGAGTGGTTCCCTTCTCCCAATTCGGCCAGGTAGGCCCTTCTCAGGGAGTGGAAGGCTCAGGGAGGGCATCCGTTTTTGCAAGAGGTCTGTCCCACTTTGGTCACTTCACTTATTAGAGAGTCAGGGGGTGGATTCTCAAGGAACGATAAGCCAAGCTCTCCACCTTGTTCTGGATGAGCATCCTGCTGGTGCCTTCTGTTCAGCGCATCTCCCTGGAAGATTTACCTGAGTCAGCTGGGTGTTCTGGCACCAAgcatccctgcttccccctcctcaTTTTTGTTCCCTCCTGGATTAGTGGAGGAAAACTCCATTGTTTATTCTTGGATTTCTTCTCCAGAAGGATGGTCCATCATCATAGAAATCTTACACAATAAGCTGCAATAAGCCTGTCCGTCTGTTGTCTAGCTTGTTGTGTTGTCTGAACGCTTCCAGCATTTCCTTGATTGTCATAACAGTATTAGACCTTGGCCTGGGACAGAATAGATGCTCACTTTAAACAGTGAAGAAAAGAGCTCCTCTCTGTTGTCTTCATGGCATGTTTCTCAGCTTCCAGGGGACCTGGTGGCCCACTCTTTCATAGTTGGTTCAGATGCGCCTGCTGTCTGGAGCAGTTTGGAACCATGAGGGATCATCCATCCCCTGCTCATAAGCAATAAACAAGGGCCCCTTTCAATCCCTAGCTTGTTGAATTGtttcattgctttctgtttgtaCTCTAGGATTTTCTCCCTCACTGCATCGGAGCCAAGGAAGAACGTGACTTATGATGTGGTAGAGAACTCCAACACCTTGGTAAGAAATGGAGGCTTGTGTGCTGGATGAAAGGCAGAAGTTGGGGTGGGGCAGCTGGATAAAAGGGGGCAAAACGTCCAGCTGCAAAATGCTCCAAGACAGTCTAATTGGGTAAAGGTTGACCCCCACATGCCCTGAGTACAGCCTTGGGCAGAACCTGGGGTAAGCTTAACTTGAGGGAAATGAGTGAATTAACACATGCACCGTTTGGGTTCCCAGGATTCCCGAGACCAACAGGACACCCTGGACGATGTGAGCAGCATCAAGGATGAGGAGTGGTTCCCTTCTCCCAATTTGGCCAGGTAGGCCCTTCTCAAGTAGGGGAAGGGTCAGGGAGGGCATCCGTTTTTGCAAGAGGTCTGTCCCACTTTGGTCACTTCACTTTTTAGGGATTGAGGGGGTGGATTCTCAAAGAACGTTAAGCCAAGCCCTCCGCCTTGTTGTGGATCAGCATCCTGCTGGTGCCCTTTGTTCAGCTCCTCTCACTTGAAGCGTTAAATGTGTCTGCTGGGTGTCCTGGCACCAAGACGCTCTGCTCCCACCTCCCTATATTTGTTACCTTTTGGTCAGTAGAGAAAAATTTGTCCTTGGGTTCCTTCCGCACTCTGTTGAGAGGGAACCAACCAGAAAAGGAATCTGTCCGCTGGCAGAGGACACAAGGGAAACAAAAGTAGAGAGATACCCTTGCTTCCTTTGACTGCTCCTTCAGACAGTGGTAACCAAGAAGGCTCATACATCATCACAGTAATGTTGCACAATAAGATGCAATAACCCTCTCCATCTGGTGTCTAACTTGTTGTGTTGTCTGAAGCCTCCCAGTATTTCCTTGATTCTCATAGTAAAATTAGACCTTGGCCTGGGACATAATTCATTGTCTGTGTAATGAAGGAACAAAAGATATCCTCTCTGTTGTCTTGCTGGCATCTTTCTCAGCTTCCAAGGGGATCTGGTTGCTCACTCTTTCATAGTTGTGTCTGGCACAGCAGGGCTCCtcccctgcttttcttttccGACCCAtcacttctctcctcccctctccctttctagCGTCCTGCAGATACAGAGGAACCAAACCTTCACTGTTGAAGAGTCCTTCTCTGTTTGGGTAAgacaggaaagcctgcctggcaCGTAAAAGAGCAAAAGTCGGAGGGAGGCATGGTCCGAAATCCATCCAAAGTTTTCTCTGggattccttctttcccctttcatttgcctggttcccagcactccttttcctcttctgaaaCCTCACAAAAGTCTTTCAATGGGGAGATAACGGTCTGGTTgtccttcccccttcccatttcttcattCCCGTTCCCGCCAACTCTAagggggctgcaactcccagagaagTGAATCCAGCCGGGAAGAAGTCAGATGCTCCTTCTCTGAAGAGGAATCAGTTCTGTTGAAAGGACTGGTCCTTCTTTCAGAAACCTGAGGACTGACAACAGCCCTTACTCAGAATGCGCTCATCATTCTGGAAGCACGGCCTAGCCATAGTTCCCTGTTTTAAGCCCTGGTCTTGGCATAATAATAATTCTGAAATCCATTCCCACATACACCGaacctcttcagggttttctaggtagataaaactgaaaaagtggtttattattccctttttaATGGGGCAcaatgggactgtgcagcttgcctggcTGTTTGGCATTGGTAAAGGTTTTCTTTGAAACTGGGTAAGAAATGTATGAATTCCATTCCTAGGATTCCTCAGAAGAACAGGGGACCCAGGATGATTTGGGTAGTGTGCAAAAGGAAGCACATGTGCCTTCTCCCCATCCAACCAGGTAATCTATTTGCTGAGGTTttggtgttttttggggggggtgtggaCTGAGAAGACACAACCTGCCCAAAGCCTGGGTCACACTATATATGGGCACCTTGATGAGCACGTAGCTGCTTCCGGCTGCTGCTTTGCTCAAGGCTGGGTGTTATGAGAGTGGATCTAGAAGTCACAGATGACAGCGAGTCAGTCACTAAATAAGAGATCCAAGAGTATCCGAGGCAGGAGATCTGCTGCCTCTCTTGGATTATTGGGCGGGAGGGACCCATAGTTTGCAGGGCTGTTCTTGTCTTTCATGCGGTGGGTTCTTTCCTCTAGGGTTCCAGAGCCGAGAGAAGGTGCCTTCACTGAAGATGAGTCTCCCTCTCCTTCGGTAAGGAAAGAAAGGCCAGAAACCTTGTATCGGGAAGGATGATAAAAACCTTAAGGGGAAAGGAAGCCTTGGGTTTAACACTTGATTCTCCTTGACAGGATTCCTTAGAAGAGATCATCAGGAGcctggagaagatggagaggGAGCCCCTGTTCAGTCCAGAGAGGTACCGTGCATTTAGCCTAAAGACACCCAAGAATCACAGCACCTTCCCTAAGAAAGAAGGGTGGCCTTTTCTGTTCAGATAAGGGAGAGGCGTACTTTCTGGTAGGGTAGTGATTCTCTCCAAGGGTAGTGATTCTCTTATAAAGCAAGGCTAAAGCCTTTGCTTTGGTGTGTGATATAGACAAGAGTTTTCAGCAGCTTTGACCTGGCCCCAGTGGATTCTCAGAGGAACTGGAGGTCCAGAACGAGAGGGAGACAAATTAGGCATGTGCTGAATGGGGGATCCAATATATTTCAAAGCAGAAGAACTTGGTCCCTATTCTCAAGACGTTGGGTGCGATGGACCCATTGTCTGCAGGATCTTTGGGTCCTTAATAAGAGGTCTCTTTCTTCTAGGGTCTCGGAGCGACAGGAGGAATCATACACCCTGAAAGAGGCTCTCTCCCCTTGGGTAAGTAAGGAGAGGGCAGAAACCGTGTATCAGGAAGGATGTCAAACACCCTGGCCTTAAGGGgaatcccttttttttaaaagtctaagcTTTCCTCATATTGGAATGGCAACCTCAGCTAGCAAAAACAGCCCCAACAGGCCTATTCCTGCTCTAAGATTGGGCTAATCTTGCTTCAGCCTTAGTTTGGGGAGCAAGGCAGCCTTGGCTTGAACACTTCACTCTCCTTGATAGGATTCCTTAGAAGACCTCATCAGGAGCCTGGAGCGAGAGGAGTGGTAGCCTTTGTCTGAGACAGCAAGGTAGAGTATTCTTATCTAAGGAAAGCTGAGCTAAAGGACGTCTGAAGCCACTCAGGGATTGCGGCCCCTTCTGAAGAAGAATGACTAAGAGGGTGGGTGGCAGGTGGCCTTTTCATTTTAGAAGGTATCCCTCTGCGTACGTCAGGCTGTAGATTTCTATGCTGCTGAGAACAGCCATCGGAGAAATGTACAATAGTGGCCTTTGAGAAGAGGTTGTGGTTCAAATGTAGTcatttgcttggggggggggggatttccaaaTGAATCCCAACATTCAGGCCATCACTagctcttctctccttttctaggCCTTGAAGAAATCTGTGGAGCAGCCAGGATCCTGCAGCCCGGCGAGTTGCTCCTGAGATGAAGGGCGACCTCCAGAAGGCTTTCTCCCTGCTCCTGTTCGGACACAGGATGCTGCAGACAGGTAAGGAAAAGAGCTGGAAGAAAACAAAGTCCTCTCCACTGAAGAGGCTGTCTAGTGAGGTGTAGGTCAGAGTTTGCTTTAGACAGGGCCTCCATGGAAGGGATAGAGATCGGATGTAAGTCACAGCGTAAGCTAATTAAAAAATAGAGAAGGAGTAAACaaatatgttgctttgtttttagaTCTCCAGTTAGATGAGAAATTATgatgtcaatttttattttttattttatttttcttttcttttaggaatGAGGTCACCTTGAGTGAAAGGACAGTTCAGCTGCACCATGGCTAAAAAGGGAAGGTATCTGGAAGAGAAGGGATGTGGGTGGGCTGC
This sequence is a window from Pogona vitticeps strain Pit_001003342236 chromosome 4, PviZW2.1, whole genome shotgun sequence. Protein-coding genes within it:
- the LOC144589108 gene encoding uncharacterized protein LOC144589108, with product MAPRLRRNRKAKWWRLLCCFSSTTKEEEAPEAPPASPPEPTNVTYEVEENSSPRDFLNSEGTLNNIRSINDEDCIPTPTSDMTFSLSAWEPRRNETYDVEESSGPLEYQDQQDTLDDVSSIKDEEWFPSPNSARIFSLTASEPRKNVTYDVVENSNTLDSRDQQDTLDDVSSIKDEEWFPSPNLASVLQIQRNQTFTVEESFSVWDSSEEQGTQDDLGSVQKEAHVPSPHPTRVPEPREGAFTEDESPSPSDSLEEIIRSLEKMEREPLFSPERVSERQEESYTLKEALSPWP